Proteins from a genomic interval of Kitasatospora herbaricolor:
- a CDS encoding YajQ family cyclic di-GMP-binding protein produces MADSSFDIVSKVEWQEVDNAINQTSREIATRFDFKNVGGEVKRSGEKIEMKANGEERVKAILDVLKDKFIKRGLSLKALDAAEPQLSGKEYKIFADVKEGISQDDAKKVAKIIRDEGPKGVKAQVQGDELRVSSKSRDDLQTIQALLKGKDLDFAIQFVNYR; encoded by the coding sequence ATGGCCGACTCCAGTTTCGACATCGTCTCGAAGGTCGAGTGGCAGGAGGTCGACAACGCGATCAACCAGACCTCCCGCGAGATCGCCACCCGCTTCGACTTCAAGAACGTCGGCGGCGAGGTCAAGCGGTCGGGCGAGAAGATCGAGATGAAGGCCAACGGCGAGGAGCGCGTCAAGGCGATCCTGGACGTGCTGAAGGACAAGTTCATCAAGCGGGGCCTGTCCCTGAAGGCGCTGGACGCGGCCGAGCCGCAGCTGTCCGGCAAGGAGTACAAGATCTTCGCGGACGTGAAGGAGGGCATCTCCCAGGACGATGCCAAGAAGGTCGCGAAGATCATCCGGGACGAGGGCCCCAAGGGCGTGAAGGCCCAGGTCCAGGGTGACGAGCTGCGCGTCAGCTCGAAGAGCCGGGACGACCTGCAGACCATCCAGGCCCTGCTGAAGGGCAAGGACCTGGACTTCGCGATCCAGTTCGTGAACTACCGCTGA
- a CDS encoding ArsR/SmtB family transcription factor — translation MVDKAKERQVDDVATLKALADPVRLAIISALMRAEGEPQTVKELAAALGEPQTKLYRHVKQLEAVGLIAVAGTRLVSGIVESRYVAAQESLRLSREMFSAGSETRTEAVDAVLAAIDLVRDGFRIQVRDGKLDFSAPDDGSAGPPAFVAHFAVRLDPERMVRLRRELGAIFDELAAEERSTAPDAVEVTAFALLYGVPVAEAGAVRAAGADPQVGPVG, via the coding sequence GTGGTCGACAAAGCCAAAGAACGCCAGGTGGACGACGTCGCGACGCTGAAAGCGCTTGCCGATCCCGTCCGGCTGGCCATCATCAGCGCCCTGATGCGGGCCGAGGGCGAACCGCAGACGGTCAAGGAGCTCGCCGCCGCCCTCGGTGAGCCGCAGACCAAGCTCTACCGGCACGTCAAGCAGTTGGAGGCGGTCGGACTGATCGCCGTCGCCGGCACCCGGCTGGTCTCCGGCATCGTCGAGAGCCGGTACGTGGCCGCCCAGGAGTCGTTGCGGCTGTCCCGGGAGATGTTCTCGGCCGGCTCCGAGACCCGGACCGAGGCGGTCGACGCCGTCCTCGCCGCGATCGACCTGGTCCGCGACGGCTTCCGGATCCAAGTCCGGGACGGCAAGCTCGACTTCAGCGCGCCGGACGACGGCTCGGCCGGCCCGCCCGCGTTCGTCGCGCACTTCGCCGTGCGGCTCGATCCGGAGCGAATGGTGCGCCTGCGAAGGGAGTTGGGTGCCATCTTCGACGAACTCGCCGCCGAGGAAAGAAGTACCGCTCCCGACGCCGTCGAAGTCACCGCCTTCGCCCTGCTGTACGGCGTACCGGTCGCCGAGGCCGGGGCGGTCCGGGCGGCCGGCGCCGATCCGCAGGTCGGACCGGTCGGCTGA
- a CDS encoding MFS transporter, which translates to MPLRRNLRFQLLWGGSAAGTLGLHVSDTAYPLLLLAMTGSSTLAGAFGALQIGASVLCGVHGGSVADRYDRRRVLIAADSVRLLAALSVPLAMALGAFSVVHALLVAVVIGATIAYSGPVRLLAVRSVVAPEQLRQALAQDEARMSGAGLAGPPLAGLLLGAGRAVPFLGAALASLLSLAASCLVRFPRRAEPAAPKTPSGTATTGTAATGTAAGEAADEAAAGEAAAKEGSGALAGFRHLLADRTLRATLTVVFGINLVGSAVVLPVIVLLRERGVPSGGIGLALAGEAVGAMAGALLVSRLHRLAGPGALLLAVAWYVVPLFLAPLLPGGAVTVFAALFLMGLGVPALRVMIDILVFQQVAEELRGRVIAATMTLFTVGMPAGMFGSGVLLDHVTPGTALTVLALLLALGLLPATFDRTLCRAVWPA; encoded by the coding sequence GTGCCGTTGCGCCGCAACCTCCGCTTCCAGTTGCTCTGGGGCGGATCGGCCGCCGGCACGCTGGGGCTTCACGTCTCCGACACCGCGTACCCGTTGTTGCTGCTGGCGATGACCGGATCGTCCACGCTGGCCGGTGCGTTCGGGGCGCTCCAGATCGGCGCGTCGGTGCTGTGCGGGGTGCACGGCGGGTCGGTCGCCGACCGGTACGACCGTCGCCGGGTGCTGATCGCGGCGGACTCCGTCCGGCTGCTGGCCGCCCTGAGCGTGCCGCTCGCGATGGCACTGGGCGCCTTCAGCGTCGTGCACGCGCTGCTGGTCGCCGTGGTGATCGGGGCGACGATCGCCTACAGCGGGCCGGTCCGGCTGCTCGCCGTCCGCTCGGTGGTGGCGCCGGAGCAGCTGCGGCAGGCCCTAGCGCAGGACGAGGCGCGGATGAGCGGCGCGGGGTTGGCCGGGCCGCCGCTGGCGGGGCTGCTGCTGGGGGCCGGGCGGGCGGTGCCGTTCCTGGGCGCCGCACTGGCCTCGCTGCTCTCCCTGGCGGCCTCCTGCCTGGTGCGTTTCCCCCGCCGCGCCGAGCCGGCCGCACCGAAGACGCCGTCGGGTACGGCGACGACCGGCACAGCGGCCACCGGCACAGCGGCAGGCGAGGCGGCGGACGAGGCGGCGGCGGGCGAGGCGGCGGCGAAGGAGGGCTCCGGCGCCCTCGCGGGGTTCCGGCACCTGCTCGCGGACCGGACACTGCGGGCGACCCTGACGGTGGTGTTCGGCATCAACCTGGTCGGTTCGGCGGTGGTCCTGCCGGTGATCGTGCTGCTCCGGGAGCGGGGTGTGCCCAGCGGCGGCATCGGGCTGGCGCTGGCCGGCGAGGCGGTGGGGGCGATGGCGGGCGCGCTGCTGGTCTCCCGGCTGCACCGGCTGGCCGGACCGGGCGCGCTGCTGCTGGCCGTGGCCTGGTACGTCGTACCGCTGTTCCTCGCGCCGCTGCTGCCGGGCGGCGCGGTGACGGTCTTCGCTGCGCTGTTCCTGATGGGGCTCGGGGTCCCGGCCCTGCGGGTGATGATCGACATCCTGGTGTTCCAGCAGGTCGCCGAGGAGCTGCGCGGGCGGGTGATCGCGGCCACCATGACGCTGTTCACCGTCGGGATGCCGGCCGGGATGTTCGGCAGCGGTGTCCTGCTCGACCACGTGACCCCGGGCACCGCGCTGACCGTACTGGCCCTGCTGCTCGCTCTCGGCCTGCTGCCGGCGACCTTCGACCGGACCTTGTGCCGCGCCGTCTGGCCCGCCTGA
- a CDS encoding APC family permease, which yields MSWLTLALMTTSSVASLRAAPTMAVYGLAAVFLYVLPAIVFLMPTALVSAELASGWNGGVYRWVSEGLSKPLGFLAVWCQFAMTIFYYPSLLAYVASTIAYVINPSLASNGPYTAIVIIVLYWSGVWVSSRGTGAVAGLSSWGLVIGTLVPGTLLVVLGMVFLGQGNPSAAPMTASNIFPQWTGLASLVLIVNNFLSYSGMEMNAVHVSSLRNPAREFPRSMFTASGLVLLIFILPALAISWVVPSSQLSLTAGVMQAFDSFFQYFHIGWLTPVIAVALVVASLGGMLTWLAGPSKGLLLISRQEGYLPPFLQRLNKHGIQQNILVTQGVVTTVIALAYALLPNVSSAYWIFSVITTQVYLIVYLLMFLAAIRLRRTQPDHPRGYRAPALVLTCVTGFVASAAAMAIGFVPSSQFGNGSVWVYIAIVGGGLLLLGVIIPYLFLRLRKPSWRMPEESGTEGAVA from the coding sequence ATGTCCTGGCTGACCCTGGCCCTGATGACGACGAGTTCGGTGGCCAGCCTCCGGGCGGCGCCGACCATGGCGGTCTACGGCCTGGCGGCGGTGTTCCTGTACGTCCTGCCGGCGATCGTGTTCCTGATGCCCACCGCGCTGGTGTCGGCGGAGCTGGCCTCCGGCTGGAACGGCGGGGTGTACCGCTGGGTCTCCGAGGGGCTCTCGAAGCCGCTCGGCTTCCTCGCGGTGTGGTGCCAGTTCGCCATGACGATCTTCTACTACCCCAGCCTGCTGGCCTACGTGGCGTCCACCATCGCGTACGTGATCAATCCGAGCCTGGCGAGCAACGGCCCGTACACCGCGATCGTGATCATCGTCCTGTACTGGTCCGGGGTGTGGGTCTCCTCGCGCGGCACCGGCGCGGTGGCGGGGCTCTCCTCCTGGGGCCTGGTGATCGGCACCCTCGTCCCCGGCACGCTGCTGGTGGTGCTCGGCATGGTCTTCCTCGGCCAGGGCAATCCCTCGGCCGCGCCGATGACCGCGAGCAACATCTTTCCCCAGTGGACCGGCCTGGCCAGCCTCGTCCTGATCGTCAACAACTTCCTCAGCTACTCCGGCATGGAGATGAACGCGGTGCACGTCTCCTCGCTGCGCAATCCCGCGCGGGAGTTCCCCCGCTCGATGTTCACGGCGTCCGGGCTGGTGCTGCTGATCTTCATCCTGCCGGCACTGGCGATCAGCTGGGTGGTGCCGTCCAGCCAGCTGAGCCTGACGGCCGGCGTGATGCAGGCCTTCGACTCCTTCTTCCAGTACTTCCACATCGGCTGGCTGACGCCGGTGATCGCGGTCGCACTGGTCGTAGCCTCCCTCGGCGGCATGCTGACCTGGCTGGCCGGGCCGTCCAAGGGCCTGCTGCTGATCTCCCGCCAGGAGGGCTACCTCCCGCCCTTCCTGCAGCGGCTGAACAAGCACGGCATCCAGCAGAACATCCTGGTCACCCAAGGGGTCGTCACCACGGTCATCGCGCTGGCCTACGCGCTGCTGCCGAACGTCTCCAGCGCCTACTGGATCTTCTCGGTGATCACCACCCAGGTGTACCTGATCGTCTACCTGCTGATGTTCCTCGCCGCCATCCGGCTGCGCCGCACCCAGCCGGACCACCCGCGCGGCTACCGGGCCCCCGCCCTGGTCCTGACCTGCGTCACCGGGTTCGTGGCCTCCGCCGCGGCGATGGCGATCGGCTTCGTCCCGTCCTCGCAGTTCGGCAACGGCAGTGTCTGGGTCTACATCGCCATCGTCGGCGGCGGCCTGCTGCTGCTCGGCGTGATCATCCCGTACCTCTTCCTGCGGCTGCGCAAGCCCAGCTGGCGGATGCCCGAGGAGAGCGGCACCGAGGGGGCCGTCGCATGA
- a CDS encoding aminopeptidase P family protein, which yields MDRATGDATAAGLAGLVIAPGPDLEYLCGYRPTAITERLTALVLTTGREPALVVPKLERPDAEKAPGVPGLRLVDWSDGEDPYASAVPLLDAGGRYGVSDAAWAMHLLGLQSALPRTGWTSLTAALPMLRAVKDTDELERLAAAGGAADAAYRRILEVEFAGRRESDVAADLSALLIHYGHSQVDFTVVGSGPNGADPHHEADDRVIRTGDTVVLDFGGLKDGYGSDTTRTVYVGTEVPAEVQEVHDVVRRAQQLAFEAVRPGVECQEIDRVARRVITEAGYGEYFIHRTGHGIGITTHEPPYMVEGERQRLVPGMCFSIEPGIYLPGRFGVRIEDIVTVTDRAGRRFNNTPHELQCVS from the coding sequence ATGGACCGCGCCACCGGCGACGCCACCGCCGCCGGGCTCGCCGGCCTGGTCATCGCCCCCGGCCCGGACCTGGAGTACCTCTGCGGCTACCGGCCCACCGCGATCACCGAGCGGCTCACCGCGCTGGTCCTCACCACCGGCCGGGAGCCGGCGCTGGTGGTGCCCAAGCTTGAGCGGCCGGACGCCGAGAAGGCCCCCGGCGTGCCCGGGCTGCGGCTGGTCGACTGGTCGGACGGCGAGGACCCGTACGCGAGCGCCGTCCCGCTGCTGGACGCGGGCGGGCGGTACGGCGTCTCCGACGCGGCCTGGGCGATGCACCTGCTCGGCCTGCAGTCCGCCCTGCCGCGCACCGGATGGACCTCGCTGACGGCCGCGCTGCCGATGCTGCGGGCCGTCAAGGACACCGACGAGCTGGAGCGGCTGGCCGCCGCCGGGGGCGCCGCCGACGCCGCGTACCGGCGGATCCTGGAGGTGGAGTTCGCCGGGCGGCGGGAGAGCGACGTCGCCGCCGACCTCAGCGCGCTGCTCATCCACTACGGTCACAGCCAGGTCGACTTCACGGTGGTCGGCTCCGGCCCGAACGGCGCCGACCCGCACCACGAGGCCGACGACCGGGTCATCCGTACGGGTGACACCGTGGTGCTCGACTTCGGCGGGCTCAAGGACGGCTACGGCTCCGACACCACCCGTACGGTGTACGTCGGCACCGAGGTGCCGGCCGAGGTGCAGGAGGTCCACGACGTGGTGCGGCGGGCCCAGCAGCTGGCCTTCGAGGCGGTGCGGCCGGGCGTGGAGTGCCAGGAGATCGACCGGGTGGCCCGGCGGGTGATCACCGAGGCCGGGTACGGGGAGTACTTCATCCACCGCACCGGCCACGGCATCGGGATCACCACCCACGAGCCGCCGTACATGGTCGAGGGCGAACGACAGCGGCTGGTGCCGGGCATGTGCTTCTCGATCGAACCGGGGATCTATCTCCCGGGCCGTTTCGGCGTCCGGATCGAGGACATCGTCACCGTCACCGACCGGGCCGGGCGCCGGTTCAACAACACTCCGCACGAACTGCAGTGCGTCAGCTGA
- a CDS encoding phosphatase PAP2 family protein yields the protein MTDLLRPAPPDKKTDRALRARRGAARLRLLAWPVYFGVLAWYVDENGLPYANDVVFCCLIGALVAASVHSGRGLRGSLLVLRDWVPVMAVVWVYSLLRGYGAHTPWPVRFEPQLSIDTFLGGGETWTVRLQEWLYHPGRPRWYDYAGVAVYMSHFFVIFVTLAVLWRRDHGRFRQLLAGYVLLTYVGFATYILYPADPPWLTSLQGHMPAVTRVVQDLLNSSGMPRAGSIFENGSQFANDVAAMPSLHAAYPMLLAVFFWRTANRPARVLLAAYPPAMAFVLVYGAEHFIIDILVGWAYAAGVWYALDRFLRARRTRRERRAGEPTLA from the coding sequence ATGACCGACTTGCTCCGCCCCGCGCCGCCCGACAAGAAGACCGACAGGGCACTGCGCGCCCGGCGGGGCGCCGCCCGGCTGCGTCTGCTGGCCTGGCCGGTCTACTTCGGTGTGCTGGCCTGGTACGTGGACGAGAACGGGCTGCCGTACGCCAACGACGTGGTGTTCTGCTGTCTGATCGGCGCGCTGGTCGCGGCCTCCGTGCACAGCGGCCGCGGCCTGCGCGGGTCCCTGCTGGTGCTGCGCGACTGGGTGCCGGTGATGGCCGTGGTCTGGGTCTACTCGCTGCTGCGCGGGTACGGCGCGCACACGCCGTGGCCGGTGCGCTTCGAGCCGCAGCTGAGCATCGACACCTTCCTCGGCGGCGGGGAGACCTGGACGGTCCGGCTGCAGGAGTGGCTGTACCACCCGGGGCGGCCGCGCTGGTACGACTACGCCGGCGTCGCGGTCTACATGTCGCACTTCTTCGTGATCTTCGTGACCCTCGCGGTGCTCTGGCGGCGCGACCACGGCCGGTTCCGGCAGCTGCTGGCGGGCTACGTGCTGCTCACCTACGTCGGGTTCGCGACCTACATCCTCTACCCGGCCGACCCGCCGTGGCTGACCTCCCTGCAGGGCCACATGCCGGCCGTCACCCGGGTGGTGCAGGACCTGCTGAACTCCAGCGGGATGCCCAGGGCCGGGTCGATCTTCGAGAACGGCAGCCAGTTCGCCAACGACGTCGCGGCGATGCCCTCGCTGCACGCCGCCTACCCGATGCTGCTCGCGGTGTTCTTCTGGCGCACGGCGAACCGGCCGGCCCGGGTGCTGCTGGCCGCCTACCCGCCGGCGATGGCCTTCGTCCTGGTCTACGGCGCCGAGCACTTCATCATCGACATCCTGGTCGGCTGGGCCTACGCCGCCGGGGTCTGGTACGCGCTCGACCGCTTCCTGCGGGCCCGGCGCACCAGGCGGGAGCGGCGCGCCGGGGAGCCGACCCTGGCATGA
- a CDS encoding helix-turn-helix domain-containing protein: protein MHSLPGGDLASGPLAVGVAATAPPTVVHRSVTGVATVLLSLLTSPRHALGADSTGSGALVRLLLVATPAEVAPALLPDGAPPAGSWVVVHGRRTRPGPGTGARTGGESVQLAALGTALGTPYLDLDGDGLRALVPGGRPPEAGSAARLGWSLGLSAAVPTADLAIADTQARRALRRALATGEAVVHHRTEERSVHGLVTGADATAPAGQRFAPLDAAGAPGPAVLLETLRAWLSLHGSWDRTATALQLHRNTVRQRIARVAELLDVDLQYPDVRMELWFALHWLPGERPAGDRG, encoded by the coding sequence GTGCACAGCCTCCCCGGCGGCGACCTGGCGAGCGGCCCGCTCGCGGTCGGCGTCGCCGCCACCGCGCCGCCCACCGTGGTGCACCGCTCGGTGACCGGCGTGGCCACCGTCCTCCTCTCGCTGCTCACCAGCCCCCGGCACGCCCTGGGCGCCGACAGCACCGGCTCGGGCGCACTGGTGCGGCTGCTGCTCGTGGCCACCCCCGCCGAGGTGGCCCCGGCCCTGCTGCCGGACGGCGCCCCGCCCGCCGGGTCCTGGGTGGTGGTGCACGGCCGGCGCACCCGTCCGGGCCCCGGCACCGGCGCCCGCACCGGCGGCGAGTCCGTCCAGCTCGCCGCCCTCGGCACCGCGCTCGGCACGCCCTACCTGGACCTGGACGGCGACGGGCTGCGCGCCCTGGTCCCGGGCGGGCGGCCGCCCGAGGCGGGCTCCGCCGCCCGGCTCGGCTGGAGCCTCGGCCTCAGCGCCGCCGTGCCCACCGCGGACCTGGCGATCGCCGACACCCAGGCCCGGCGGGCCCTGCGCCGCGCCCTGGCCACCGGCGAGGCGGTGGTGCACCACCGCACCGAGGAGCGGAGCGTGCACGGCCTGGTCACCGGCGCCGACGCGACGGCGCCGGCCGGGCAGCGCTTCGCCCCGCTGGACGCGGCGGGCGCGCCCGGCCCGGCCGTCCTGCTGGAGACGCTGCGCGCCTGGCTGTCACTGCACGGCAGCTGGGACCGCACCGCGACCGCCCTGCAGCTGCACCGCAACACCGTCCGGCAGCGGATCGCCCGGGTGGCGGAACTGCTCGACGTCGACCTGCAGTACCCGGACGTCCGGATGGAGCTCTGGTTCGCGCTGCACTGGCTGCCGGGCGAGCGGCCGGCCGGCGACCGGGGCTGA
- a CDS encoding DUF2254 domain-containing protein — protein sequence MRPIRARGEALGEYLRGALWVLPLAAVALALVAGGTLSRVRVPDSSPLHSLAFAGTAADARDVLTAISATMVTVIALVLGLTIVALQVASTQFSPRLLRNFLRDRPNQVVLAVFVATFAYSTAGLYTVGATEAADEDFPRIAVTGAIVLVFVSLGMLVYFVHHVAHSIRIDTVMNTVARNTVRGLPTPAATAAAQDGSGPDPPPGADLFHSPHSGYLQTFHPQRLLAEALRQDAVVAVTARIGDHVVAGVEPLALAWSRTGGPVADRAGLARALHRAVTVGPERTLQQDTAFGMRQLVDIGLRTLSPAINDPYSAVQVLDRLSTVLCPLGAHPLGDEVFSDEDGRLRVSAAGPRYAEYLDLACGQIRRYGCAEPAVCLALLRLLGDAAATVTDPARRAAVAGQARLVLLDAQARIQQPADLLPVRELAARLGLP from the coding sequence ATGCGTCCGATCCGGGCCCGGGGCGAGGCCCTCGGCGAGTACCTGCGAGGCGCCCTGTGGGTCCTGCCGCTGGCCGCGGTGGCGCTGGCCCTGGTCGCGGGCGGCACGCTCTCGCGGGTACGGGTGCCGGACTCCTCGCCGCTGCACTCGCTGGCCTTCGCCGGCACCGCCGCCGACGCCCGGGACGTCCTGACCGCGATCAGCGCCACCATGGTGACGGTGATCGCGCTGGTGCTCGGACTGACCATCGTCGCGCTGCAGGTCGCCTCCACCCAGTTCTCGCCCCGGCTGCTGCGCAACTTCCTGCGCGACCGCCCCAACCAGGTGGTGCTGGCCGTCTTCGTCGCCACCTTCGCCTACAGCACCGCCGGGCTCTACACCGTCGGCGCCACCGAGGCGGCGGACGAGGACTTCCCCCGGATCGCGGTCACCGGCGCGATCGTGCTGGTCTTCGTCAGCCTCGGCATGCTCGTCTACTTCGTGCACCACGTGGCGCACTCGATCCGGATCGACACCGTGATGAACACCGTGGCGCGCAACACCGTCCGGGGGCTGCCCACCCCCGCCGCCACGGCCGCCGCCCAGGACGGCTCGGGCCCGGACCCGCCGCCCGGCGCCGACCTGTTCCACTCGCCGCACTCCGGCTACCTGCAGACCTTCCACCCGCAGCGGCTGCTGGCGGAGGCGCTGCGCCAGGACGCGGTGGTCGCCGTGACAGCCCGGATCGGCGACCACGTGGTGGCGGGGGTGGAGCCGCTGGCGCTGGCCTGGTCCCGTACCGGCGGCCCGGTCGCGGACCGGGCCGGGCTGGCCCGCGCGCTGCACCGGGCGGTGACCGTCGGCCCGGAGCGCACCCTCCAGCAGGACACCGCCTTCGGTATGCGCCAGCTCGTCGACATCGGCCTGCGGACCCTGTCGCCCGCGATCAACGACCCGTACAGCGCCGTCCAGGTGCTCGACCGGCTCTCCACCGTGCTCTGCCCGCTCGGTGCCCATCCGCTCGGCGACGAGGTGTTCAGCGACGAGGACGGGCGACTGCGGGTGAGCGCCGCCGGCCCCCGGTACGCCGAGTACCTCGACCTCGCCTGCGGCCAGATCCGCCGGTACGGCTGCGCCGAGCCGGCCGTCTGCCTGGCCCTGCTGCGGCTGCTCGGCGACGCCGCCGCCACCGTGACCGACCCGGCCCGGCGGGCCGCCGTCGCCGGGCAGGCCCGGTTGGTGCTGCTGGACGCGCAGGCCCGGATCCAGCAGCCCGCGGACCTGCTGCCGGTGCGTGAACTCGCCGCCCGACTCGGCCTGCCCTGA